In a genomic window of Ralstonia insidiosa:
- a CDS encoding YhfC family intramembrane metalloprotease, translating to MPTVPLATLAAHAFAALLIACVPISAWLWLRRRFDLAWRDIFVGAAVFGVFALVLERLLHVYLLQLNPVTAHWLRTPALFVIYGALMAGLFEEVGRWLGLRFLTRKPGDAATPVAYALGHAGIEAWLVGTASQAQMVMFGIAANRGDLDTRLAASGAESMIGAIHAMLTQLSPWLAAGAAVERIAAMLIQFTLTLVVWYAVRQRRFAMVVLAILLHALADLPAALYQVHVLPLAVTEAVYAVVAVLLAATCWPPQGGRKVGESSLR from the coding sequence ATGCCAACCGTTCCACTTGCCACCCTTGCCGCCCACGCCTTTGCTGCCCTGCTGATCGCCTGCGTGCCGATTAGCGCGTGGCTCTGGCTGCGCCGGCGCTTTGACCTGGCGTGGCGCGACATCTTCGTGGGTGCGGCGGTGTTTGGCGTATTTGCGCTGGTGCTGGAGCGCCTGCTGCATGTCTATCTGCTGCAGCTCAATCCCGTGACGGCGCATTGGCTGCGCACACCCGCACTGTTCGTCATCTACGGCGCACTGATGGCGGGGCTGTTCGAAGAGGTTGGCCGCTGGCTGGGTCTGCGCTTTCTCACGCGCAAGCCCGGTGATGCGGCCACTCCCGTCGCCTACGCGCTCGGACACGCCGGCATCGAGGCGTGGCTGGTCGGCACGGCATCCCAAGCGCAGATGGTCATGTTCGGCATCGCCGCCAACCGGGGGGATCTGGACACGCGCCTGGCGGCCAGTGGCGCTGAATCCATGATCGGCGCGATCCACGCCATGCTGACGCAGCTCTCACCGTGGCTGGCTGCGGGTGCTGCGGTGGAACGCATCGCGGCGATGCTGATCCAGTTCACCTTGACGCTAGTGGTCTGGTACGCGGTGCGGCAGCGACGTTTTGCGATGGTCGTGCTGGCGATTCTGCTGCACGCGCTGGCCGACCTGCCCGCCGCGCTGTACCAGGTGCACGTGCTGCCGCTGGCGGTAACGGAAGCCGTGTATGCCGTCGTGGCCGTACTGCTGGCAGCCACATGCTGGCCGCCGCAGGGCGGCAGGAAGGTAGGCGAATCGTCGCTGCGTTAG
- a CDS encoding sensor domain-containing diguanylate cyclase, protein MKLTLKSQAAIMATVISVTVVSLFGWSQREPIRRELMAQIKAQQTALVRESAEDLKQRLDTYLGVLERTAQQMHTVRFDTPEQRTHFFESILPTSGLFDGVFLASADGKVTATSPYREGVIGIDISDRDYFKQVMVVGQSTISAPLRNRVGGEPIVILAAPVHDQDGRLVGLIGAALYLLKPNFLGDLRDMRVGQTGHVYLIARGEHPVYIVHPDADKMLAPLDADPAIAAAFRSDPAALPEPGGDVVTTQDIIATGWTLGAVLPGAEANRQLFIMRQRFRWSLVLLAALIGVSVWAAMLWLLRPLGRLHAAMTQLSHTDLRDAQPLELPGASVEIEAVSNAFHKLMSEVTRQRAELEAVNDASPMGLFRTDAAGRTVYANEAYRQLLGATHEEALADVWLARLHPNDRDAREAGWRDAVAHGTGYSAEQRVIVPGVGERLLVVNTAPVRVDGEVVGHVGAMEDITERARAEQASRVLTKILDSTTDFVAQTDLLGNVTYINPAGRRFAGIPLDADVRALTVGDFYPPETMDWLREVAVPAAARDGVWIGETTVRRVTGEVVPINHMIIAHRNPGGRMEHFSSIMRDITRDKAAKEELQRSRETLQTVTDALPALVSFVDTDERFRFLNAAFEKAYGRPAATMLGQTVREVVGEDGYRILRDALRRALAGETIVFEREYRGRDLYRCEEISYLPQFDAQGHVAGVHAVTLDITERKKQELRLRALTTTDHLTGLLNRAGFDERLLAALDQARVTDTVGALLLLDLDGFKAVNDTHGHSVGDALLRAFAQRLARAVRPYDGVARFGGDEFAVVLEQLSQPEDAKTVARTVLAACNKPFRLGEITVQIGTSIGLAGFDSRTLAQSAVFEAADEALYEAKSRGKGLFVSADELSAG, encoded by the coding sequence ATGAAACTCACCTTGAAGTCGCAGGCGGCCATCATGGCGACCGTCATCAGCGTGACGGTGGTGAGCCTGTTCGGCTGGTCGCAGCGCGAGCCAATCCGCCGCGAGTTGATGGCGCAGATCAAGGCGCAGCAGACCGCGCTGGTGCGGGAATCCGCCGAAGACCTCAAGCAACGGCTCGACACCTACCTGGGCGTGCTGGAGCGCACCGCACAGCAGATGCACACGGTGCGGTTCGATACGCCGGAACAGCGTACCCATTTCTTCGAGTCCATTCTGCCCACCAGCGGCCTGTTCGACGGCGTGTTCCTGGCGTCTGCTGATGGCAAGGTCACCGCAACTTCGCCATACCGCGAAGGCGTGATCGGCATCGACATCTCTGATCGGGATTACTTCAAGCAGGTCATGGTGGTCGGCCAGTCGACCATTTCCGCACCGCTGCGCAACCGCGTGGGCGGTGAGCCCATCGTCATCCTGGCCGCACCTGTGCACGACCAGGACGGCCGCCTCGTCGGGCTGATCGGCGCGGCGCTATACCTGCTCAAGCCAAACTTCCTGGGGGACTTGCGCGATATGCGCGTCGGCCAGACTGGCCACGTCTACCTGATCGCGCGCGGGGAGCACCCCGTCTACATCGTGCACCCCGATGCCGACAAGATGCTCGCACCGCTTGATGCCGATCCGGCCATTGCGGCGGCGTTCCGCAGTGATCCGGCTGCGCTGCCCGAGCCCGGCGGCGACGTCGTCACCACGCAGGACATCATCGCCACCGGTTGGACGCTGGGCGCCGTATTGCCCGGCGCCGAGGCCAACCGTCAGCTCTTCATCATGCGCCAGCGCTTTCGCTGGTCACTCGTGTTGCTGGCAGCGCTGATCGGCGTGTCGGTGTGGGCGGCGATGCTATGGCTGTTGCGCCCGCTGGGCCGCCTGCATGCCGCCATGACGCAGCTCTCGCACACCGACTTGCGTGACGCACAGCCGCTGGAGTTGCCCGGTGCCTCGGTGGAAATCGAAGCGGTTTCCAACGCGTTCCACAAGCTGATGAGCGAGGTGACCCGCCAGCGTGCCGAGCTGGAAGCCGTGAACGACGCCTCGCCGATGGGCCTGTTCCGTACCGATGCCGCTGGCCGCACGGTCTACGCCAACGAGGCGTATCGCCAGCTGCTCGGTGCCACACATGAAGAGGCGTTGGCCGATGTGTGGCTGGCCCGTCTGCACCCGAACGACCGGGACGCCAGGGAGGCGGGCTGGCGCGATGCCGTCGCGCACGGTACGGGCTATAGCGCTGAGCAGCGCGTGATCGTGCCGGGCGTTGGCGAGCGTCTGCTTGTGGTCAACACTGCGCCTGTGCGTGTGGATGGCGAAGTGGTTGGTCATGTCGGCGCGATGGAAGACATCACCGAGCGTGCCCGCGCTGAGCAGGCCTCGCGCGTGCTGACCAAGATTCTCGATTCCACCACCGACTTCGTCGCGCAGACTGACCTGCTGGGCAACGTTACCTACATCAACCCGGCTGGTCGGCGTTTTGCGGGTATTCCTTTGGATGCTGACGTGCGCGCGCTCACCGTGGGAGATTTCTATCCGCCCGAGACGATGGACTGGCTGCGTGAAGTGGCCGTACCCGCCGCAGCGCGCGACGGCGTGTGGATTGGCGAGACCACCGTGCGCCGCGTCACCGGCGAGGTCGTACCGATCAACCACATGATCATCGCGCACCGCAACCCGGGCGGCCGGATGGAACACTTCTCGTCCATCATGCGCGACATCACGCGGGACAAGGCCGCCAAGGAAGAACTGCAGCGCAGCCGCGAAACACTCCAGACGGTGACGGATGCGCTGCCCGCGCTGGTGTCCTTTGTCGACACGGATGAGCGTTTCCGCTTCCTGAATGCCGCTTTCGAGAAGGCCTACGGACGGCCTGCCGCGACCATGCTGGGGCAGACCGTGCGCGAGGTGGTGGGCGAGGATGGTTACCGCATCCTGCGTGACGCCCTGCGGCGCGCGCTGGCCGGCGAGACCATCGTCTTCGAACGCGAGTACCGCGGCCGCGACCTGTACCGCTGTGAAGAGATCAGCTACCTGCCGCAGTTCGATGCGCAGGGGCACGTGGCTGGCGTGCATGCTGTCACGCTCGACATCACCGAGCGCAAAAAGCAGGAGCTGCGCTTGCGCGCGCTCACTACCACCGACCACCTGACCGGCCTGCTCAACCGCGCCGGCTTTGACGAGCGCCTGCTTGCCGCGCTGGACCAGGCACGCGTGACCGATACCGTGGGTGCGTTGCTGCTGCTCGATCTGGACGGCTTCAAGGCTGTCAATGACACGCATGGTCACTCCGTGGGCGATGCGCTGCTGCGCGCCTTCGCGCAGCGCCTGGCTCGCGCCGTGCGGCCTTACGATGGTGTGGCCCGCTTTGGCGGCGATGAGTTTGCTGTCGTGCTGGAGCAGCTCTCGCAGCCAGAAGACGCCAAGACCGTCGCACGCACTGTCCTTGCTGCGTGCAACAAGCCGTTTCGCCTGGGCGAGATCACCGTGCAGATCGGCACCAGTATCGGCCTGGCCGGCTTCGACAGCCGCACGCTTGCCCAGAGCGCGGTCTTCGAAGCCGCCGATGAGGCGCTGTACGAAGCCAAGTCGCGTGGCAAGGGCCTGTTCGTGAGTGCCGACGAGCTTTCTGCCGGCTGA